In the Vanessa atalanta chromosome 24, ilVanAtal1.2, whole genome shotgun sequence genome, AGATCTTCAGCATGGCGGCGCCGGCGGCCAGCCGCAGGTGCGCCATCTCCGCCTTCGACACCTGCTTTTGCTGGGAACATGATTCAGCGGCTTGTGATGTTGGGGATTATTGTATTCAGTAATTAGCCACCACCAAACTACTGTCCTGACGCTTAGGACAAGTCTATTGGCTGTTTATAAcctcatattttttgtattacaagGGTTCGGATTTCGATTTCGTgcgtatcaaatatttatatatacctaattcCAACCACATCAGGAGTAAAGatgaaaaaacaattttgacattAAACTGATGACATAACATTGGTCTATGATATTTCTTTTCGGATTCGTGATTCGGCTTTATGATTAAAGGCAAAGTTATTTGCAGTCTGTAGTATAGAAGAGCTATTAGCAAACcttcttccattggaataggctatgttagttttgataaacatttttatttgtttgttaaaagaTGGAGTCatacaaaaaacttaaattacctGTAGTAGGTCTCCTTTATGGACAATGAAAGCATTGAGCATCCTAAACGTCTTCTGTGCAGATAATTCGTCCTTCTTCAAGCCCAGCAGCCAGCGGGCCATACACTTGAGTCCTTCTAACTTGCAACGAGTTTCCTCCGGTAATTCCTCTTCCGGGCACCAGTCGTTATCCGGCGCGTTAGGACCACCCCCACCCTCACGTACTAGTAGCTCTTTAACTATCTATTGAAGtagtaaaaataatctattaataaaatgaattaacagAATTGTATGTACCGCCCTATATAATATGaagaacataaaataatgtaagtagCCAATTCCAGTAGTCGGACTTAAGATAAGTAAACAAATTTGAACTCGAATTGATATGTCATTATTGGTCGGTCTATATAGTCTGTGGTGTTCGCGACAAAAGGGcgttttaaataacaacaatcaGACCTTtgctaattaaatacttaagtggaatagtgttatattataaataaaaatgtattaaaaataaagtcgaAGTCGGACCCGCTAAATAAATCAtctctaaataataaatgtgtctAAGTATCACCATTCATGATATACAGTCTGGTGGCATACGGACAGAGAAGTCTTAGTGATAGGATCCCGTTTTATCCTTTgtgtacggaaccctaaaaacagattttattgtatactaaaGCAGAGCAATTAGCGAATCACGTATAATATCTAAATCAAAGATTTGTTTAGCTTTACTTCACCTACTATTTGAGTAGCCTATATTACGTCATAGACCAGAATGTAAATAGTagtcagttattattttttatgatacgtATTAAACGCGAGGTGCACCTTTCTGGAGACGATGTTCTTGATGTGCACGGGGAAGTTGTCCGGCAAGTTGTGCGCGATGTGTCCGAGCGTGACGATGGCGGTGCGGTAGTGCTCGGAGTGCGGGCTGAGCGTGCTCTTCAGCGTGTCCAGGATCTCCGTGAAGATCTGCGACCGCTGCTCCGGGACGTTCACGAACAGACATCTGGAAGGGAACGAGCTTGTTACTTGATTGCTATCTGACTGTACAATATTGGCTTtacattgaataattatttagcgGATGTTTAGGTGTTAGTtgatcattattttttctttctgttatcatttgacattcgaaagatgAAGATATAATTACGTAACTAATCACCttctaataacatttataaataaagccattaaaatatttttttatgatatacgtcGACGAGCAATTGGGCCAGCTGAAGTTAAGTCACCAGCGCGcatagacaatggcgatgtaaggaatggttaatatttcttcaaagCGCTACCAATCTcgataactaagatgttatcctaATTTAGAATAAACTATAACATATGTTCAGAGTAACAGAAatccataattataatttaacatacattttaacttaatattaaagtacGTACACACAAGACGGTAATGTCTATGTTATCACAATAAAACATTAGAATTAAGATTATACATACCTCACAGCATTTTTGGCTTGTTTTGGAGTACCCACTTCAGCGTATGCCTTACAGAGTGTGATCAGTTTCGGGAACAACGCAGGACAGGCTTCACCTACGAATAAGATTAttgattagtatattatatattactatttatacaaCGGCTGTACCGTCCAGACTAAGATATCAAAAGTTTCTCAAAACATGTACTTCTGTTtagaagtttaattattttcaaaaagttttGAGAGAGATTCGGTAGTAGAATGATCGGTTTCGACACTCACTGAGCGGGCGGTACTTCCCGAGGAAGGTGAGCGCGGCCAGCACGTGCGGCGCCACGGCCTCGTCGTCCAGCTCCAGCAGCGACGTGAGGCGGTGCAGCACGTCCTCGTGCAGGAAGTGCGCCGGGAACACGAACGACAGCATCACCAGCAGCTTCAGGCCGCGCTCCGCCGCGCGCGACACGTCGATGCCTGCGCGCGCGCCGGTCACAGATATACTCGTGTCGTTGataaaggtttggagcttatacaCTACGCTGCGGATGGGTGGATACCCATGTggcaacattttattgaaactaaACACATACGGCTTTCCTCGCcacgttttcctttaccgccgcgcacgagacgaattataaacacatcgTTGGTAAGCTTATAGAAATAAGTTTATACAATGTggtctaaaatattatacagcTGTTTCTCAAAATTATACACTCGATGAATGAACACTAACCGCACTCCTCTGCGATAGAGGGGTCGACGCCCCGCACGGCGCCCTCCACGTATCCCACCAGGATGAGCAGCGACTCGTGGTCCACCATCACCGAGCTCACTCGCTCCAGGAGCATCTTTACTGTGTTGTAGTATAGATTCGTCATAACCGGCTGACCCAATTTTTTTAAGACGTTTGActgtaaaacaattaaatatattattttttgtacgtattatattttattatatcttgacaatttattaaataaaaagattagttaaggaattattaatatttttatttatctctcctttaatatttttatttatctctcctgtcacttgtgttaggagtggggacgacaatagcccaaggagtcaggatcgatcctgcgactttttacatctcTAGGCGGCCCGTAAGCCATTGCGCTGTTGACGCTTCAAgctttaattaagtaattaaattaagaaacttattatttaaaaggctACTACTAACCGTTGTCCGGACACAGACTTCACAACTGACATTGGGATTTAAAATGGTCTCCATCCCTTGCAATAGTTCGGGAGCGGCGTTCATGTGACTCGAAAATTTATTCAGGAACTCTTGAGCCTTCACAGACTCCGGTAGGAATTTCGAACTTATGTGTAGGACCTTAGCGATCATTTCCTTCTGAACGGCCGGTGTTGCAGGTTTCCTGTGCAACTCTATCCATTCGGCGACCGTACGCCGTACGGCCAGCTGGTGCTTTTGTAACTCTATGAATGCTTTCGTTGCATTATCGTCgacatttgacattaaatagTACAATTTTTTCATCCTCACCGGCGGGGGCAGTGTGTACGGAACCAGGGATGTATTTAAAAGTCTCTCGACCAGTAATCTGTCCTCTAGGGCTGTCATATAATACCCGTGAAGGATTTTGTCTTTGATCCACTGTACCGCTTTCTCGGTGGCCGGTGGGACGCTTTCTTCCGTTAAGAACTTCTTATATATCATCGCTAAACCTGACATTGCTTCTTTGCGTATTTTGAATTTCTTATCCAACGTCCTTTCGCGAACGAAATGGAGGAGATCCTCCGACTCGGCGACCGCTTGGAAATCTCTTTGGGCGGTTGCTATTATGGCCATAACGACTTCGTAGCGAACTTGCTCGTGCGCATCGTGCTGTCTCATTTTGAGCGTCTCCGTTATATCTTTTCTCAGGTCCGGATGGTGGACAAGGAAGTGCATGCAATATTGGACGCACTTGATTCGTATCTGAACGGATATATCGTTGAATCTGCCGAGAAAGGCTCGCCACAGGGCGGGGTACTGCTGGGCGAGAGTTGACCCCGGTTCGGAGAACATTCGAGCGAGTAACGCGACTGCGCTCAATCGCTCTTGAAAGTGCGCCGATTTAAGTTTACACTCTAACTGTGGCAGTACCGATAATAGTACTGACGGGCAACACTGATTTAGTTcgtatattaattcatatactttagaaaatattagAAGATTCTTCTCTTCCTTTCCCAAGATTAAAACGTGATTAAAGAACTGAAAATAAAGAATATCTATAGTTAGTTAAGTATAgttaatcttataataatataaatacgaaaggaactctgtctgttgctctttcacgaccaaacttctgaaccgaatttgatggaatTATGTATGAAGCAAGGTTTAACCACAAAGAAGAACATGGatactttattatatctaaCACTTGAcgaccaactcctaaaacgctAGCGAacccgcgggcgacaactagatAGATACAAAAATGAACTCACCGCCTGTATATAAGGCTCCAACGTTTCGCTCGTTTTCACTATTAATTCCTTAGCGAGGGAATACGCATGTTTATGTTCTCGCTTGTTCGGTTCCACGAGGTTAACGAGTATGACGTTTAGCAGCTCGTTGGAGACCACGTCCGACTCGGTGATGAGGGGACAGAGAACGTCAAGCATGAACGACTTGACTTTTGAAGAGTGTTCCGTACTGAGGAAGAAATcatgatattattaacaatcaataaagtatttcacacaaacacacacaaactTTGGATGTGTTTAAGAGAGAGTTCCTTTAaagaaatatgataaaatatatacaaatgatatcaatattaaaaaaatatttctacattatGCAAACATGTTCAGCAGTTACTAATAAATGAACTGttagtattcataatattattattaactaatccGGTTTCAGTAAAGGCGGTACTACACCTGACCAAGCGCGTTCGCATAGCGATATCACTACGTGTTTGACCAAACGTTTGGCgtattcgaaaatattacaaagacgTCAATATGGAAAAAATACCACAGTACAATGGTATTGGACGACCTAGTACTTTTTTACCCCGAATTGAGTATTCTTGGCCCAACTAGCATTGACAGCGTCACAGTTTGGAAGCCAAATCTCAGAAGGTTGAGAAAATTTAAAGGCTCGAAATACGCAAGTCTTATGAAGTAATCTTTTATTgcgtattacatattttatgaagtACCTACTGTACTTAGTATTGTGCCAAGAAATTTTCGGAAACAGCTAAGATTTTAGAAGGTAGTGTTGTTAGACTTTTTTAGGCACCTGAACTCTCTCTAGTCATTTCGGATTACCGTCCTATGATCAGACCAGAGAGTGCCTCTTTTTGAGCACTATAACCTCTCCTGCAGTTGGATTGTGCGTTGACAAACGCCATCGTCACATCCACAAATCCGTCAAGACAACATCACCAGTTAGTATTagttaattgattatttattaaaaaaatttttactcaCTTGACAATCTTAAACATGAGAGAGAACAATGCGCAGAATATCTCCTGGCAGTCTTCCAGCTCGAAGCACATATTGAATGATTTCACGTAGGCCAAGTTCTCTAGCAAGTAGAAATAACGCTTGAAGGCCGGGTCCTTTGGATCCCGGAGTCCTTGGAGTTGGTTGATAAGGAACAGGAATATTGTTTTCAcctgaaaattaaatgtttcttgTAGAACTTCTTATATAGTTATAGGATTCATGTGAGTGGACtttttctcaataaatataaagcggcgtctcctcaaaaggaaagtTGGCAACTCCTGCAAACTATTTTCGTGGAAACGTAGCATTCACGTAGCATAAACGggttatacatttttaagacAGTTTACTGTTCATGCatgaaaatataagttaagAAATAACAATCTCGTCAATTacattgaaaaacaaataacagaacaattaaattagaagaatattttcaaacgtaacctatacatttttaaaaacatgaacATTCTGCAATTAATCTTGTACTTGACGCAGAgagaaaactaaattaaaagagGCCTTACTGCTACTGTTCGATTAcacttatatttatacacaatatGTATAACATAGATATCACCATTCCTTCAACGtcagtgcgccaccaaccttgggaactaagatgttatgttccttgtgcctgtatgcacactgggtcactcacctttcaaaccgaaacgcaATAATACTATAtctgcttggcgatagaatatatgagtgatatggtacctacccagacgggtttgcaaaGAGACTTAACACCTAATAAAACCAAGTACATAGATAGTATGTCAGTGTTTATACTGTACCTGTTCTTGGTCCTTGTAAGGAGCTTCCGGTGCGTAAACTCTAAGAACATCTGCGATGCAGCACGCGATGAGCAGCTGGACATCTCGTGATGGATGTGTTAGGAAAAACTCGTCTGCTAGGTGTAGAGCCAGCGGTATGTACTGCTGGTACATGCCTTCATCCTGACCCAGACCCTGGAGGGTGTGAGCCAGGGCctgatgataaaaaatatattaattatagactatgataaaaaaaatatacttaagtttatgagatataatttttattacgctTTAGAATGTATGtatcttaatacaaaataaataaacacaatattagTAAAACAACAACAGAGTTTACTGGACTTTATACCTACGAGACATGGTAATAAagtcgtttttaattaaaaccaagCAATATTGCCAAAACTACACTTAAATCTCAacctgaattattattatactatagtaACTAAGGCGTAGTTACTGGAGAGCTGatagaaaattgtatttataaaaacatgactatgttacatacataataaaaatatgaagaaaccgaatttgtatacatttgtaTCTACTAGTGGATTATGAGTCTATCTAAGAATCATTacttaactaaattaataatatcgagATTCCGGGCTCGAATTCTGGCTCGAACCAGAAAGTTCTAGTTATATCTAGAAACTTTCAGTTACAGACAGGAGTTGGCAAGTTGTAGTGTTACACTTAGTGTTGGACCTTCACGGAATCTCTCACCAATCGTGTCGGATTTCCCTCTAATCGGACTCGGTTCTCACAAATTTGTGGCCTTAATTTTTACTGTTCGATTTGCATTTGATAGTGTCCATTACGGACACTATCGATTATGGTTAAAAAATTCGACCAGAACATCTTCATTGTTAAATCGATAATGTAtgttgtgtttaaaaaaaaatattagcatatGAGTTCGAAAGCaacaatgtaatattttgatCGTCTAATACGAAGACAATTCAGTGTGTTTTGATTACGTGGGGAAAATATATAGAACGGTGTGCTACGTACTAAATGAGTCTCGTTCAGAATAAGgcgatattaatttttatcaatttgtccGGCAAACTTGGCTTACTTCGATAACATCAATTTGTGCTCTCATTTTTaccaaatgtttaatatattccaTGAACTGAGAGAACAATGCTGAAGCGGACGTACGTCTCTTGTTCCAAAGTACATATTTTACATACTTGCAAATTTTAGCgacatttttaaaagcaaaataccttaaaaatgttgatttacAAAAGATGTCGAACATGTCGTCTTAATACGATCGTCTCCTTCGGTGATATCCATTTATCtcctaaatactaaataatatatatatatactatattatatatgatttcaTAGGAAAACATTTAAACCATGTCAGGccgttatgatatattttattaccgtTGCCGTTcatagacataaataaaaaaaaaacgaacgtaTGAATTATTTGCTTCACGATTGTTACGACTATCAACAAAATCCAATATCGCAAAAGTTTTTTCAGCAATAAGTCTCAATAGCAAAAGGTCTATATAACAAACCTTCCAATCACCAAATCTTCTaacgttttttattactttcgtaAATATTAACGCTAAAACGTGATATGGTTCAAGTGATTTAGGTTTAGCCATCGAACCTTCCGGAGTTTAGTAATCACATCAGAAAAAGTTAAAGTATGGTCTCCAAGTTCAGTTGTCCCAATAAATTTGTCTTTAGATCGCGATCTTGCCCTTTAAATGTCTTGTTTACTCTCCAAAGTCTACCGGTGTCATTAAACATTACGAAATATTACTTGGAAACTTTGAATATTTCAGCAACTTGATTGCACAAAGGGAAAGTCCAAAAGGCTGACGAACATAGTGGAATCCCATCCCGACCCATAGTAaggattagtatttattatattcaaaattaagagAAGTATGTAATTATACCAAGTTTTTAAAGCTATTATGCCCACCTGGCAAATTTAACCCAAGGTGACCGCTCTAGGAAGCTTAGTCAAATGTGCAAGAACTGTTATATTATGATTACGCCACATCAAAAGCGAAGCCCTCAAGGAAAATTGTCCAAAGGCGTATTAATTTTGCAAGACAATATGCCAATTCACAAGAGCAAGAGTTATGACAGTTGCTTCATAAATACGAGTGCGCAATGCTTGTACAAtcactttaaataataagcCGAGCCAGAACAAAAATTACacctaaaaacatattttcagggaaaatatttttaaatgacaatgAACTCAAGGAGCCAATTTCGAACGCAAagacaaaaaatacatatttttaaacgattacAAAAGTTATCTCGATCtgcaaaatgtattaaagttgaGGTTTGAATTTACAGCCCTTTCATCTCGCGAACTTTTAAACGAAGTgtaacgattttaattttaagccgAACTCGAGTTGTTCGCAAGACTTTGGCTTAACTTAGTTGcgaattttaactaaaaactatcaagtattctatataatatttaaagacaaaaatattttatgacacaTAAACTTAAAAATGCAATAAGACTTTGCCTCCGACACGCAATTATTAAATACAGGCCGATAATAAAATTAGGATCCTTCTTCTTTACGAGCTTTTATTGAACTGGAAATGTTTGTTTAGGTCAAATTTTTGCAAGTTGATTTAGTACCAATTCTTCTTAGCCTACGTAGATGAAATTCTACATGTTTCTCGATCTtcgatgacaatatttttttttaatggtaagcATCATTATGGTGACCTGATTGTTCAATGTCAAAGGGAGTCAAAGGAACTCGTAGTgttgaatacaatacaattttgtatGTGAAAAGTTATTATACGATCAAGttattcaaattacataatCCGACGTAAATGACCAGCACATAATGAGAAAATGTTCTCTCTTTTACATTCCTCTCTcatatcaatacaatatttgtatactGTTTATGTCAAACAGCTCAGGTCAGTTCTACAAACAAATCGACAGACAATTCTACAAACGCAACGAACCTTTTGCGGTTCGTTCAAAGTTGGATGGCAATATAATCTAGGTCGTATCTgttcgatataaataagtagatatGCCCCTGATTTACGATAAAGCTGAGTTTAATTTTTGCGACGAAAAGTCGAAGTTAGGTTGGAATAGAATTAGAACGTATCATTACAGTTAGTAGAATTGCCCCCAGGACACTAacaattgtttgaataaaatcgAAAACGTTCAAATGTGGGTTTGAGTAAATTATAACGCTGTTAAAATCAATATACTCCACgccttattgtaatatttaatacgatGTTGTTTTTTGTCATAGTTTCGTAACGGAGTAAGCATTCGAAgcgttttaattttgattggaATACTGGACAGATCTCTTGTCACATTTAGCTTCAGGCGCTCAATCGCATTCTTTACGTTGCTGCTATTGTTGACAAATAACATAGTTTCCGACTGCATAACATTCAGACTAAAGATCGTTTATATCTACTCGTATATGATACATTGATACCATtactaaaatacataaatacaattatatttgatagTTAAATGAACGTACTTTTGGGCATATACAAAACttacacaataatttattaaatttatcatcaatataaaaaaggacCAGATTCAAGGACATGTTAcctgtacataattaaatattaaatgatttaattaatgtcCAGCTCGACAACGACAGCCCTCGGAAAACCCAAAATTCATTTGACATTGCGCCTATACTCTCTTTAATGGAGTCGTATcattgtttcatataaatatgagTAAGGGAAAGCACCAGTTCTatatcgacgacctccgtggtcgagtagtgtgtactacaccggttttcatgggtacgccattcgaggtcccgggttcgattcccggccgagtcgatgtagataaagttcattagttttctacgttgtcttggatctgggtgtttgaggtaccgtcgttacttctgggatcagagtaatgtatgtgatgtttatttatttatttatttatttggttcttCAACAATGTGTACACTGattgtaataatacaatataataagtaaaattatattctaagtgtCACAATTACTTAAATAAGAACACAGCATgcacaaaaagaaaacaatcaaCATCTTAACctaatttaaaaacgatttaaaaactatttaaatgttaattaaaaggaaaaaagatTTCGATATGTTTATCGAATTTAAGTTTTTGGTCCAAATTAATACCCAAATCCCGAATAATTTCTACCTCTCTAAGTACTTCcccgtttatattatatactgttggttttttatatttgttttttgtgaatttaatatgtttacatttaaagccattttgttttttgtgcACCACTCTGCAAGTCTATCtaaatcattttgaaataaaatagagtCGGAAGTATCCTTAATCCTAGCCATAGCTTTTAAATCATCTGCGAATAGGATATTTGTgagtttttaaaacattcatcgatatcgtttataaaaattgtaaacaattgtGGTCCTAGACGGGAACCCTGCGGGATACCAGACAAAACCTGAAAGGAATTGGAAGTATAATCATTTACCACTACTCAAGCATTGCGATTGATCAGTTATGAATAAAACCAACTAAGCAAAGGATTCGATATCCCGTAAGATTTTAATTTGTCTAATAGAATAACATGATTTACGGTATCGAAGGCCTTACTGAAGTCGGTGTACACCACGTCTACCTGGATTCGTCTATCTACAGCATCAATTAGGTCTTCGACGTATGAAGTCAAGTTAGTTGCAGTTGATCGCCCTTTGTAAAAACCGTGCTGGGCCTCAATTATTAACTGAGATACATCCCAAGTAAGACATGGACATATGAGCTTTTCAAAAACTTTTGCTAAAACAGACAGAATAGCAATTGGTCTGTAGTTAGTAATAAGAGACTTGTCACCGTCCTAGTAAATCGGTACGATATTAATTTCCTTCCATTGATTAGGGAATTTTCCAGTTTTTAgagacatattaaatattaaagttaaaggaATTGATAGTTTCTGTGCATTACTCTGAAATAATATAGAAGGAATATTGTCCGGTccagaaactttttttttataaaaatgctttttgAGTGCGTCACTAACCTGCTTTTGAGAAATTGTAATAGAATGtagtgtattattaattttgcagtctcttgtaatatttttggttgagtcattatttttaacatagacGCTAGAAAAATGTAAAGCAAAAAAGTTACATATCTCTTCCCAGCAATCGGAGGTTCGGACACCATTAGACATTACGGcgggaattttattatttcaacccccttttaatttttaaataattccagAAGTAATCGGGGTTTGAGATTAGTTTACATTCCAAGAATGAAATATATGAGTTGAAACAACTCAGAGTCATCttatcaaaactttttttaagtaaaacaaaagcAAGTTCTTCCACCGGGTTgcgatactttttaatttttaatctcattttatttttttcatttagcgCCTTAATTAATGCTTTCGAGAACCAATGAGGATATTTTACATTTCTGATTCTAGATTTAGGAACAAAATCATCTATGACTTTGTAAATAACGGAATAAAAAGCTTTTAACATccatgttgtccaatatttatttattatttatttatttataatatctcctGCACTGTAGGCTAGTCTTTGAGATTGGTCATTGGGTTCGAAAGTCAATCAGGACTCGAAAATTTCAAAGGAAGGCCTTTTTAAGCAAACACAGCAACGCAATTTCAATGGAATACTACGTTATCCAAGGGAGTTATCTAAAACGAGTGGGTAGAAAAGTAGATTGGTACAAGACGACCTCGCAAACAAATCcaattatataacattgaaattgtgttctgtatatatatatggatgaAAATTGTGTAAATGTCAATTAATTTTCATCCGAAAATTTGTTCAGGTTTGTTCCATTTTTTCAGAGAATAttcttctaataatattttggtcTCATCGTTGCATTAGCACACTTTGAAAtagaatgttatttataataaataaaaaaaccggCCAAGGTCGAGTCGTATTCGCGCACTGAGGGTTCCGTACAGACTAGTAGGTATTTAATTAGTTCGTCGATATCGAGAAtcgagtattaaaatattttttgtgataacTACCAATTTACGGTTTTCCGATGTCCCATTAACTTGTGCTACAT is a window encoding:
- the LOC125073273 gene encoding sister chromatid cohesion protein PDS5 homolog B isoform X2, giving the protein MAEIVYPQGCRPITDDLGPDELVRRLKALAHTLQGLGQDEGMYQQYIPLALHLADEFFLTHPSRDVQLLIACCIADVLRVYAPEAPYKDQEQVKTIFLFLINQLQGLRDPKDPAFKRYFYLLENLAYVKSFNMCFELEDCQEIFCALFSLMFKIVNTEHSSKVKSFMLDVLCPLITESDVVSNELLNVILVNLVEPNKREHKHAYSLAKELIVKTSETLEPYIQAFFNHVLILGKEEKNLLIFSKVYELIYELNQCCPSVLLSVLPQLECKLKSAHFQERLSAVALLARMFSEPGSTLAQQYPALWRAFLGRFNDISVQIRIKCVQYCMHFLVHHPDLRKDITETLKMRQHDAHEQVRYEVVMAIIATAQRDFQAVAESEDLLHFVRERTLDKKFKIRKEAMSGLAMIYKKFLTEESVPPATEKAVQWIKDKILHGYYMTALEDRLLVERLLNTSLVPYTLPPPVRMKKLYYLMSNVDDNATKAFIELQKHQLAVRRTVAEWIELHRKPATPAVQKEMIAKVLHISSKFLPESVKAQEFLNKFSSHMNAAPELLQGMETILNPNVSCEVCVRTTSNVLKKLGQPVMTNLYYNTVKMLLERVSSVMVDHESLLILVGYVEGAVRGVDPSIAEECGIDVSRAAERGLKLLVMLSFVFPAHFLHEDVLHRLTSLLELDDEAVAPHVLAALTFLGKYRPLSEACPALFPKLITLCKAYAEVGTPKQAKNAVRCLFVNVPEQRSQIFTEILDTLKSTLSPHSEHYRTAIVTLGHIAHNLPDNFPVHIKNIVSRKIVKELLVREGGGGPNAPDNDWCPEEELPEETRCKLEGLKCMARWLLGLKKDELSAQKTFRMLNAFIVHKGDLLQQVSKAEMAHLRLAAGAAMLKICEQKGVGDQFTADQFYNLSHLMVDEVPQVREGFAAKLHKGLSKGIPNKCLPLDFMGMYALAGREPDRRIRGIIRQYMLADVVRRREYVRNITIGTKVERAVSQLPHILPDYMMVFAVPVLAHDPGFTAYDNVAQLKVIKQCLWFVLEPLITRNDFYCYGFYKSLVERMKNHKDALNETDDSFNYKLWATCDLAMSVIWARSTSFELRDFPSDARIPTMYFAPQPDFFINTRVFLPPELQFQPKRQPSAPEVAARARKRGRPGDSLDNANDVEPSEASDTQIILPGIEQPPETELEEPQAKRVIND